In the Helianthus annuus cultivar XRQ/B chromosome 11, HanXRQr2.0-SUNRISE, whole genome shotgun sequence genome, one interval contains:
- the LOC110883032 gene encoding uncharacterized protein LOC110883032 isoform X1, whose product MKDTILVSYLNFHLKGFPLRNGTECVRTKKRVKQLDTRKYCYRPTPLRGAKNVTRWEISENDFGSLEFVTDRAKRSYVAYSEQLKDLYGDVDCDDLALWKSLHPKCKGRKMFGIGSSDPDFLVTGKQSSRICSSNDDARHSQELQKVQAELEGEREARQNIEARF is encoded by the exons ATGAAGGATACGATATTGGTATCCTACTTGAATTTCCACCTAAAGGGATTCCCCTTGAGAAATGGCACAGAATGTGTGCG GACAAAGAAGAGGGTAAAACAGTTGGATACAAGAAAGTATTGTTACAGACCCACGCCACTAAGAGGTGCAAAAAATGTTACAAGATGGGAGATAAGTGAAAATGATTTTGGTTCGTTGGAGTTTGTTACCGATCGTGCAAAGCGTTCATAT GTCGCGTACTCGGAACAACTTAAAGATTTGTATGGGGACGTGGATTGCGATGATTTAGCCTTGTGGAAAAGTTTGCATCCTAAGTGTAAGGGTCGCAAGATGTTCGGGATAGGATCTTCTGATCCTGATTTTCTGGTGACTGGAAAACAATCATCTAGAATTTGCAGTTCTAACGATGATGCCCGACACTCACAAGAG CTTCAAaaagttcaagcggaattagaaggAGAACGAGAGGCCCGACAAAACATAGAAGCCCGTTTCTAA
- the LOC110883032 gene encoding uncharacterized protein LOC110883032 isoform X2 → MKDTILVSYLNFHLKGFPLRNGTECVRTKKRVKQLDTRKYCYRPTPLRGAKNVTRWEISENDFGSLEFVTDRAKRSYVAYSEQLKDLYGDVDCDDLALWKSLHPKCKGRKMFGIGSSDPDFLVTGKQSSRICSSNDDARHSQEIFVGLC, encoded by the exons ATGAAGGATACGATATTGGTATCCTACTTGAATTTCCACCTAAAGGGATTCCCCTTGAGAAATGGCACAGAATGTGTGCG GACAAAGAAGAGGGTAAAACAGTTGGATACAAGAAAGTATTGTTACAGACCCACGCCACTAAGAGGTGCAAAAAATGTTACAAGATGGGAGATAAGTGAAAATGATTTTGGTTCGTTGGAGTTTGTTACCGATCGTGCAAAGCGTTCATAT GTCGCGTACTCGGAACAACTTAAAGATTTGTATGGGGACGTGGATTGCGATGATTTAGCCTTGTGGAAAAGTTTGCATCCTAAGTGTAAGGGTCGCAAGATGTTCGGGATAGGATCTTCTGATCCTGATTTTCTGGTGACTGGAAAACAATCATCTAGAATTTGCAGTTCTAACGATGATGCCCGACACTCACAAGAG ATTTTTGTAGGGTTGTGTTGA